In Arthrobacter sp. QXT-31, one genomic interval encodes:
- a CDS encoding 3'-5' exonuclease, protein MASVTLMKGANKVDGSLKGKVLDFLYKLQEDDTSPGLHIEPMKTYKDSRARTGRVDQQFRAVLFKLVAGTEPHYVYAGTYNHDEAIKKAQTSILTVNPVSGIAELISAPVEGSAPPQAAAVVSPAATGPAYENGLQKAGYTPSYLFEELGIPERTGAAAVDAASVEAFELVVTDEAVPEWQGLALIDLEAGKSLQEVKEGLGIGDYVDDPTKSDDEKLAEALKHPASKLEFTYAEGFEDLEYVINNESFQDWLVFLHPAQAQYAVKDRNGAFRLSGGAGTGKTVVAIHRAKHLADHHPDSRILLTTFTKTLADSLAQNVGRLDPGLKQSDRLDESRVTVAGIDSVAAQVWSKASPEEQAGAFRVVLGTPDAAATSRSSDKEWDEALEQVEHKLEPALANPTFLGQEYLSIVLANSVTDRDGYLTVPRGGRGTALNRMKRIEVWKVIEAYRRICRSKGAVSYPELAALAAAVLDQRAAGAGDRPFDHVIVDEAQDFHAGHWLLLRALVAPGANDLFIAEDSHQRIYGQKVPLSRFGIQIVGRSRRLTLNYRTTAQNLAFAVGLLSGVPFTDIEDTAEESADYRSARSGPHPQLEGKESLSKELDNAAGWIKAWSNDADFAPETIGVLVRSGKQVDFVVSGLLERGVSVQKVSGDKEAHPDEPVVMTMHRAKGMEFSKVILFGVGEASMPLQWALKDLGDAEKSDALLQERSLLYVAATRARDELVVSWSGKPSELLGIGA, encoded by the coding sequence ATGGCATCGGTAACCCTGATGAAGGGGGCCAACAAGGTCGACGGATCGCTCAAGGGCAAGGTCCTGGACTTCCTCTACAAGCTTCAGGAAGACGACACTTCGCCTGGCCTCCACATCGAGCCGATGAAGACCTACAAGGACTCCCGGGCGCGCACAGGCCGCGTTGACCAGCAGTTCCGGGCGGTGCTTTTTAAGCTGGTTGCCGGGACTGAACCGCATTACGTCTATGCGGGCACCTATAACCACGATGAAGCGATCAAGAAGGCGCAGACGAGCATTCTGACTGTCAACCCTGTTAGTGGTATCGCGGAACTCATCAGTGCACCGGTAGAGGGATCGGCGCCCCCGCAGGCGGCCGCCGTCGTTTCCCCGGCAGCCACGGGTCCCGCATATGAGAACGGCCTCCAAAAGGCCGGGTATACGCCGTCGTACCTTTTCGAGGAGCTGGGCATCCCCGAACGGACAGGTGCAGCCGCGGTCGACGCAGCTTCTGTGGAAGCGTTCGAACTGGTGGTCACCGACGAAGCAGTCCCGGAATGGCAGGGTCTTGCCCTTATTGACCTTGAGGCAGGGAAGTCACTCCAGGAAGTCAAAGAAGGCCTGGGGATTGGCGACTACGTCGATGACCCCACGAAGTCGGATGACGAGAAGCTTGCCGAGGCGCTCAAACACCCTGCCTCGAAGCTTGAGTTCACGTATGCCGAGGGCTTCGAAGACCTCGAGTACGTCATCAACAACGAGAGTTTTCAGGACTGGCTGGTATTCCTGCACCCGGCCCAAGCCCAGTACGCGGTCAAGGACCGCAACGGAGCCTTCCGGCTTTCGGGCGGGGCGGGTACGGGCAAAACTGTGGTGGCGATCCACCGCGCAAAGCACTTGGCGGACCATCATCCGGACTCGCGTATCCTTCTGACCACCTTTACGAAGACGCTGGCCGATAGTCTTGCTCAAAACGTGGGGCGTCTGGATCCGGGGCTGAAGCAGAGCGACAGGCTCGATGAATCCCGGGTGACTGTAGCCGGCATCGACTCCGTCGCCGCCCAGGTCTGGTCAAAGGCGTCGCCTGAGGAACAAGCCGGCGCCTTTAGGGTGGTGCTTGGGACTCCCGATGCCGCGGCGACGAGCCGCTCCAGTGACAAGGAATGGGATGAGGCCCTTGAGCAAGTGGAGCACAAGCTCGAGCCCGCTCTGGCGAACCCCACATTCCTGGGGCAGGAGTACCTGTCTATCGTCCTTGCGAATTCAGTGACGGATAGGGACGGGTACCTGACCGTTCCGCGAGGAGGTCGCGGCACGGCCTTGAACCGGATGAAACGGATCGAGGTTTGGAAGGTCATTGAGGCTTATCGGCGGATCTGCCGGAGCAAGGGAGCCGTGAGTTACCCCGAACTCGCAGCACTGGCCGCTGCGGTCCTTGATCAGCGGGCCGCTGGGGCAGGGGACCGCCCCTTCGACCACGTCATTGTTGATGAGGCTCAGGATTTTCACGCCGGCCACTGGCTCCTGCTGCGTGCACTGGTGGCGCCTGGTGCGAACGACTTGTTCATCGCGGAGGACTCCCACCAGCGGATCTATGGGCAGAAGGTGCCCCTCAGCAGGTTTGGTATCCAGATCGTTGGGCGTTCGCGGCGTCTGACGCTCAACTACCGGACGACGGCCCAGAACCTCGCTTTCGCCGTCGGTCTCCTCTCCGGGGTTCCGTTCACTGACATTGAGGACACGGCGGAGGAGTCTGCAGACTACCGGTCGGCCAGAAGCGGGCCGCACCCCCAGCTCGAGGGTAAGGAATCGCTTTCCAAGGAGCTAGATAATGCCGCTGGCTGGATCAAGGCATGGAGCAACGATGCGGACTTTGCGCCGGAAACCATCGGCGTACTCGTGCGCTCGGGCAAGCAGGTGGACTTCGTCGTCAGCGGACTGCTTGAGCGTGGAGTCTCTGTCCAGAAAGTCTCCGGTGACAAAGAGGCCCACCCCGACGAGCCGGTTGTGATGACCATGCACCGGGCAAAGGGCATGGAGTTTTCCAAAGTCATCCTCTTCGGAGTAGGGGAGGCGAGCATGCCTCTGCAGTGGGCGCTGAAGGATCTCGGTGACGCCGAGAAATCGGATGCACTATTGCAGGAGCGGTCATTGCTATATGTTGCTGCGACGCGGGCGCGGGATGAACT
- a CDS encoding DEAD/DEAH box helicase — protein sequence MSSAFRRPRPTLVTTGTGSGKTESFLYPIIDHVLRAKAAGVTGMKALILYPMNALANDQAQRLASLLTENPELGGITAGIYTGQKDGQKHTKVSAAGLINTREIFRSEAPDILLTNYKMLDMLLLRSEDASIWEQSAVSLQYVVLDEFHTYDGAQGTDVAMLLRRLGLALKSHWPNDLSTVPHGPTEEDRARPLGRITPVATSATLGAKGESEPMLRFAQTVFGETFPDDAVVTESRLSIDAWCEAWSGDPAAEMARVAEGIEDTGKAIEAVLGAGAEDTNAVIIEHVSQLLFGEQPADLLGAIRKCPLTRAVLHEASDAVVLSDLAESVFGEFNISGGPRRRVTLAERHTEFVAHFLALISHARAVPQPNRNAISVETHLWVRELSRLDKSVDGEHHYRWGDDGPHTDRTLYLPAVFCRHCGRSGWGAVLGPTGTDLENDDSKIRREQATGNPRFRALIHAPNEDALRAEKGEIADSLVWLDTVNRSILHEPPAEDTAEAHEGHIVPVLMLRGQDADDDSKREVCPACQTADGIRFLGSAIATMLSVSISNLFGADGLDSGEKKALVFTDSVQDAAHRAGFVQARSHILTLRAAFRNALEAAAPDGGVVTLKQLVARALADAATPVRKYQLIAPDYADRPQFRAYWDPEANAQEKRNATRNAEKRVLFDASLEFGLQSRLGRTLELTGSIVAETDAGTPPAMLAAARTALEAAPGTLGLEDQLTDDGALLAWVRGVVERVRTQGGIRHQWLNDYMVEAGEKAQRWKVWGGRRRSEGMPAFPTGRSKPAFPRLGSGDSGYMDPIAQTQSWYTRWTALCLKIPKADATFVAKALFGQLAGQCVLETVQAKDGATIYALPTDRILLQAPTGEGLGAGRHFLACSVCRAVTPGSATVVDQLDGAHCLYVRCPGRLARQPEEENFYLKLYGAREPKRVVAKEHTSLLPDEERVRAENEFKASVQTPQAPNVLVATPTLEMGIDIGDLSCVMLASLPTSVSSYLQRVGRAGRLTGNSLVLAYARGRGEHLPKLHDPLSVINGQVRPPATFLDAEEILQRQYLAHLVDRFARDAGRPHPRKAAGALAGDGPGTFLGDLIETAHSNAEEYISEFLGQFGDLLAPDSAARLREWAAPRADGSSELAEHVVRAARLWADDCDELKARIDDIEKVMPELKAMAESNAATDEDKRAPKSAEATQRMLRGQLFSLRDEYWISVLEKYGLLPNYTLLDDSVNLDIGVTWQEVETQDYVTETISLQRGAAIAINELAPGATFYSRGLEVKIDAVDLGPQQSHIQRWQACPECGWIHTDVDAAGPVKSCGRCHLSGIADVSQQFEVVVMKNVSAEVRRDEVAIGDRSDQRVKERFNTILAADIDPEHLTDEWFLEDFEFGAKYANRVQLRWLNLGRASANAAPRIIAGNESKAPLFRVCSYCGKLDSAGRANNPDEHRFWCKYRKSGDEHVAEVALARVLATQGVALRLPAGRVLGDDFALPSLTAALLLGLREVIGGSPDHIAAVPINEPADGGTAVSLLLHDKVPGGTGYLAEFAKPEKVWNLLRAAWNVVRNCDCRDEERLACHRCLLPFASPWNVDKVARVTAERLLRSILAGHDGVPNDGDPTFDGWTVTNVPPPAPALESHLEVKFRKALVDRLTAVGANVKVTPGLRADKVEFRLPGAKHIWWLEPQVDIHGTRPDFVLSTADPNIPKMAIYTDGYVFHASPEHNRVADDAAKREGLRAAGVVPWAVTWEDIDAFSGDGQSMPPWFTDKAASIVQNGAAPLQPALLAAVKSDAMSQLWQWIREPNIDAWADLSDAIPLLMLGKCTTFAGSVVDLPDFVQATLDDPEAAPELGVGRAWMYAEGPLRCAANLTSPLMVSADVVLVLDGRDEAVAEPGYKNVWREWLRLSNLLGFRRTAPAIGAVTLAMPSVPVIVEPGALGKHLRPEWQDILDLATNAERELLAVLAEVDELPLPELGYELDDGTPLDIAWPEHKLAVVFDPAGEYEGWTLMAGDAAQVLKAFKLKEND from the coding sequence GTGAGCAGCGCATTCCGCCGTCCGCGACCAACTTTGGTCACTACCGGCACAGGTTCCGGCAAGACAGAGTCATTCCTCTACCCGATCATTGACCACGTACTTCGGGCCAAGGCTGCGGGCGTCACCGGGATGAAGGCGCTCATCCTCTACCCGATGAACGCCCTCGCCAACGACCAGGCGCAGCGCCTCGCCAGCCTGCTCACCGAGAACCCTGAACTCGGCGGCATCACGGCCGGCATCTACACCGGTCAGAAGGACGGTCAGAAGCACACGAAGGTTTCCGCCGCCGGGCTCATCAACACCCGCGAGATCTTCCGCAGCGAAGCACCGGATATCCTCCTGACCAATTACAAGATGCTGGATATGCTCCTGCTCCGCAGCGAGGATGCGTCGATCTGGGAGCAGTCCGCAGTCTCCCTGCAGTACGTGGTCCTCGACGAGTTCCACACCTACGACGGAGCACAGGGCACCGACGTCGCAATGCTACTGCGCCGCCTCGGCCTCGCCCTCAAGAGCCATTGGCCTAACGACCTCAGCACAGTTCCGCACGGCCCGACCGAGGAGGACCGGGCCCGCCCGCTCGGACGCATAACACCGGTCGCGACGTCTGCGACGCTTGGCGCGAAGGGCGAGTCGGAGCCCATGCTCCGCTTTGCCCAGACTGTCTTCGGAGAAACTTTCCCTGACGACGCGGTCGTTACCGAATCCCGCCTCAGCATCGATGCTTGGTGCGAGGCGTGGTCCGGTGATCCTGCCGCCGAGATGGCCCGCGTTGCCGAAGGTATCGAGGACACCGGCAAGGCCATCGAGGCGGTCCTCGGCGCAGGAGCCGAAGACACTAACGCCGTCATCATTGAGCATGTCTCCCAGCTCCTCTTCGGCGAGCAGCCAGCTGACCTCCTCGGCGCTATCCGCAAGTGTCCGCTCACCCGCGCAGTGCTCCATGAGGCGAGCGACGCCGTCGTCCTCTCCGACCTGGCCGAAAGCGTCTTCGGCGAGTTCAACATCTCAGGCGGGCCCCGCCGCCGCGTTACTCTCGCCGAGCGGCATACAGAGTTTGTGGCCCACTTCCTTGCCCTCATCAGCCACGCCCGCGCGGTCCCCCAACCGAACCGCAACGCCATCTCCGTTGAGACGCACCTCTGGGTGCGTGAGCTGTCCCGCCTCGACAAATCAGTTGACGGTGAGCACCATTACCGCTGGGGCGACGATGGCCCCCACACCGACCGGACCCTCTACCTTCCTGCAGTCTTCTGCCGCCACTGCGGCCGCTCCGGCTGGGGCGCCGTCCTTGGCCCCACGGGCACGGACCTCGAGAACGACGACTCGAAGATCCGCCGCGAGCAGGCCACCGGCAACCCGCGCTTCCGCGCGCTAATCCACGCCCCCAACGAGGACGCCCTCCGCGCCGAGAAGGGCGAGATCGCCGACAGCCTCGTCTGGCTCGATACGGTCAACCGCAGCATCCTGCACGAGCCGCCCGCCGAGGACACCGCCGAGGCCCACGAGGGCCACATCGTCCCCGTCCTCATGCTCCGGGGCCAGGACGCGGACGACGACTCCAAGCGCGAGGTCTGCCCTGCCTGCCAAACGGCGGACGGCATCCGCTTCCTGGGCAGCGCCATCGCCACCATGCTTTCCGTGAGCATCTCAAACCTCTTCGGCGCCGATGGCCTCGATTCGGGGGAGAAGAAGGCCCTCGTCTTCACCGACAGTGTCCAGGACGCCGCCCACCGTGCCGGCTTCGTTCAAGCCCGTTCGCACATCCTCACCCTGCGAGCCGCCTTCCGCAATGCGCTCGAGGCTGCTGCACCGGACGGGGGAGTCGTCACCCTCAAGCAGCTGGTCGCCAGGGCACTTGCGGACGCCGCCACTCCCGTCCGCAAGTACCAGCTCATCGCCCCCGACTACGCCGACAGGCCGCAGTTCCGCGCCTACTGGGATCCGGAGGCCAACGCCCAGGAGAAGCGGAACGCGACACGAAACGCGGAGAAGCGCGTCCTGTTCGACGCCTCCCTCGAGTTCGGCCTCCAGTCCCGCCTCGGCCGCACCCTCGAGCTCACCGGCAGCATTGTCGCCGAGACCGACGCCGGGACACCCCCCGCGATGCTCGCGGCCGCCCGTACTGCGCTCGAGGCGGCGCCCGGCACCCTTGGTCTCGAAGACCAGCTCACAGACGACGGCGCGCTGCTCGCGTGGGTGCGCGGCGTAGTCGAGCGCGTCCGCACCCAGGGCGGCATCCGCCACCAGTGGCTCAACGACTACATGGTCGAGGCGGGGGAGAAGGCCCAGCGCTGGAAGGTGTGGGGCGGCCGGCGCCGCAGCGAGGGTATGCCCGCCTTCCCCACCGGCCGGTCCAAGCCAGCCTTCCCGCGGCTCGGCAGCGGCGACTCCGGCTACATGGACCCAATAGCCCAGACCCAGAGCTGGTACACGCGATGGACCGCGCTGTGCCTCAAGATCCCAAAGGCGGACGCGACCTTTGTGGCCAAGGCCCTATTTGGGCAGCTCGCCGGCCAATGCGTGCTCGAAACCGTGCAGGCCAAGGACGGCGCCACGATCTATGCGCTTCCCACCGACCGGATCCTCCTTCAGGCACCCACAGGCGAGGGCCTCGGCGCGGGCCGCCACTTCCTCGCGTGCTCCGTGTGCCGCGCGGTTACACCGGGTTCCGCGACTGTGGTGGACCAGCTCGACGGTGCGCACTGTCTATATGTTCGATGTCCCGGCCGGCTCGCGCGCCAGCCGGAGGAGGAGAACTTCTATCTCAAGCTGTACGGAGCGCGGGAGCCGAAGCGCGTCGTCGCTAAGGAGCACACGTCACTGCTGCCTGATGAGGAGCGGGTGCGCGCCGAGAATGAGTTCAAAGCCTCGGTCCAGACGCCTCAGGCACCCAACGTACTGGTCGCGACACCCACTCTGGAGATGGGCATCGATATCGGTGACCTTTCCTGCGTCATGCTAGCCTCACTGCCCACGTCCGTTTCTTCATACTTGCAGCGAGTGGGGCGCGCCGGCCGCCTGACAGGGAACTCACTCGTCCTTGCCTACGCGCGCGGCCGCGGAGAGCACCTGCCCAAGCTTCACGACCCCTTGTCTGTGATCAATGGGCAAGTCCGCCCGCCTGCCACATTTCTTGACGCCGAGGAGATCCTGCAAAGGCAGTACCTCGCCCACCTGGTGGACAGGTTCGCGCGCGACGCTGGCCGTCCTCACCCGCGGAAGGCCGCCGGCGCACTCGCCGGCGACGGACCTGGAACCTTTCTGGGGGATTTGATCGAGACCGCTCACTCCAATGCGGAGGAATATATCAGCGAGTTCCTCGGCCAGTTCGGGGATCTTCTCGCTCCTGACAGCGCCGCTAGGCTCCGGGAATGGGCTGCACCCCGGGCTGACGGGTCGAGTGAGCTCGCCGAGCACGTGGTGCGGGCCGCAAGGCTGTGGGCCGACGACTGCGACGAACTCAAGGCCCGCATCGACGACATCGAGAAGGTCATGCCCGAGCTGAAGGCCATGGCCGAGTCCAACGCCGCCACGGACGAGGACAAGCGTGCCCCGAAATCCGCCGAGGCCACACAGCGCATGCTGCGCGGACAGCTCTTCAGCCTGCGCGACGAATATTGGATCTCAGTGCTCGAGAAGTACGGTCTGCTGCCGAACTACACGCTCCTCGACGACTCGGTGAACCTGGACATCGGCGTGACCTGGCAGGAAGTTGAAACCCAGGACTACGTCACCGAGACGATCTCGCTGCAGCGTGGCGCTGCCATCGCGATCAACGAGCTTGCTCCGGGTGCCACGTTCTACTCGCGTGGCCTCGAGGTAAAGATCGATGCCGTGGACCTCGGCCCACAGCAGAGCCACATCCAGCGCTGGCAGGCATGCCCGGAGTGCGGGTGGATACACACCGACGTGGACGCCGCAGGCCCGGTCAAGTCGTGTGGCCGGTGCCATCTCAGCGGTATCGCCGACGTCAGCCAGCAATTCGAGGTCGTGGTCATGAAGAACGTCTCAGCGGAGGTGCGCCGCGACGAGGTGGCCATCGGCGATCGCTCTGACCAACGTGTCAAGGAACGCTTCAATACGATCCTCGCAGCGGATATCGATCCCGAGCACCTCACCGACGAATGGTTCCTCGAGGACTTTGAGTTCGGCGCCAAATACGCGAACCGGGTACAGCTCCGGTGGCTCAACCTGGGACGTGCCTCTGCCAACGCCGCGCCCCGGATTATCGCTGGCAATGAGTCCAAGGCACCCCTATTCCGCGTCTGTTCGTACTGCGGCAAGCTGGACTCTGCCGGACGTGCGAACAACCCTGATGAGCACCGCTTCTGGTGCAAGTACCGGAAGTCCGGTGACGAGCACGTGGCAGAGGTAGCGCTCGCACGTGTCCTCGCGACGCAGGGGGTTGCCCTCCGCCTCCCGGCCGGTCGCGTCTTGGGGGATGATTTCGCCCTCCCCAGCCTGACCGCTGCGTTACTCCTCGGCCTCCGTGAAGTGATCGGCGGATCCCCCGACCACATCGCTGCAGTGCCGATCAACGAGCCTGCCGACGGGGGCACGGCCGTCTCGTTGCTCCTGCACGACAAAGTCCCCGGGGGCACGGGCTACCTCGCCGAATTCGCCAAACCGGAGAAGGTATGGAACCTCCTGCGGGCCGCATGGAATGTGGTGCGGAACTGCGATTGCCGCGACGAGGAGCGCCTCGCCTGCCATCGCTGCCTCCTTCCCTTCGCGTCCCCTTGGAACGTGGATAAGGTGGCCCGCGTGACCGCGGAGCGTCTTCTGCGCAGCATCCTGGCCGGGCATGACGGGGTCCCCAACGACGGTGATCCCACCTTCGATGGCTGGACCGTGACCAATGTTCCTCCGCCTGCGCCAGCACTGGAGTCACACCTCGAGGTCAAGTTCCGTAAGGCGCTCGTGGACAGGCTGACCGCCGTCGGTGCCAACGTTAAGGTCACCCCCGGTCTTCGCGCCGACAAGGTGGAGTTCCGCCTACCGGGCGCAAAACACATCTGGTGGCTCGAACCCCAGGTGGACATTCACGGTACGCGACCTGACTTCGTCCTCTCTACGGCGGACCCGAACATCCCAAAAATGGCTATCTACACCGACGGCTACGTATTCCACGCGTCGCCTGAGCACAACCGCGTCGCTGACGATGCGGCCAAGCGTGAGGGCCTTCGGGCTGCTGGCGTGGTTCCCTGGGCGGTGACGTGGGAAGATATTGACGCCTTTTCCGGCGACGGACAGTCGATGCCACCGTGGTTCACTGACAAGGCGGCGAGCATCGTGCAGAACGGGGCGGCGCCGCTTCAGCCCGCGCTGCTTGCTGCCGTCAAGTCCGACGCCATGAGCCAGCTGTGGCAGTGGATCCGGGAGCCAAACATTGACGCCTGGGCCGACCTGTCCGATGCCATTCCTCTGCTCATGCTGGGGAAGTGCACCACATTCGCGGGATCCGTTGTGGATCTTCCGGACTTCGTGCAGGCCACTTTGGATGACCCGGAAGCGGCGCCTGAACTGGGGGTGGGGCGCGCATGGATGTACGCGGAAGGTCCTCTCCGATGTGCCGCAAACCTGACGTCGCCGCTCATGGTGAGCGCCGACGTCGTGCTCGTCCTTGATGGACGGGACGAAGCAGTGGCGGAGCCCGGGTATAAGAACGTGTGGCGCGAATGGCTGCGCCTAAGCAACCTGCTCGGATTCAGGCGGACAGCCCCGGCTATCGGCGCGGTTACTCTCGCGATGCCCTCGGTCCCGGTCATTGTGGAACCGGGAGCGCTGGGTAAGCACCTCCGGCCGGAATGGCAGGACATCCTTGACCTCGCTACAAACGCCGAGCGCGAGCTGTTGGCAGTGCTCGCCGAAGTCGACGAGTTGCCGCTGCCGGAGCTCGGTTACGAGCTTGACGATGGGACACCGCTGGACATTGCATGGCCCGAGCACAAACTGGCTGTCGTCTTCGATCCGGCGGGCGAGTATGAAGGCTGGACACTTATGGCCGGCGATGCTGCACAAGTTTTGAAGGCATTTAAGTTGAAGGAGAACGACTGA